A portion of the Acidobacteriota bacterium genome contains these proteins:
- the acpS gene encoding holo-ACP synthase: MVAGIGVDIADIKRIEESLTEYGERFRNRVFTETEIAYCEQFTHYAAKMERYAARFAAKEAARKALGAATPLKSLGWHEVEIISSTEGAPQLRFYGRAAELIHELQITRAHVSLSHAPEHVVAFVVLERE; this comes from the coding sequence ATGGTAGCCGGTATCGGAGTAGACATCGCAGATATCAAACGGATTGAGGAGTCGCTGACCGAATACGGCGAACGGTTTCGCAACCGCGTCTTCACGGAAACCGAAATCGCCTATTGCGAACAGTTCACGCATTACGCAGCCAAAATGGAACGATACGCCGCGCGCTTTGCCGCCAAAGAAGCCGCACGAAAAGCCCTCGGCGCAGCCACTCCTCTAAAAAGCCTGGGGTGGCACGAGGTCGAGATCATATCATCAACTGAAGGCGCACCACAGCTTCGATTTTATGGACGCGCCGCTGAATTGATTCATGAGCTGCAGATTACCCGTGCCCACGTCTCTCTTTCTCACGCTCCGGAGCATGTTGTCGCCTTTGTTGTATTGGAGCGGGAGTAA
- a CDS encoding carboxypeptidase regulatory-like domain-containing protein: protein MQFESIIKRTVPLWFAMLLLLASALTALGQTSASLSGTVHDPNGSAVTGAKVTVSDPTKNLQIETKTSTDGTFSFPVLQPGNYTVTVEAQGFKKAIQSGIIVNASDRQSTGIIKLEVGDLANTVEVTADAAQLQIKTESGEQSTAINNQQIQNLAVNGRNYLDLLKLTPGVVVQNTSFSTSGPGGIGGININGERAGKANLTIDGTTNMDTGSNGTQHIALSLDNIAEFKLLTSNYQAEYGRSAGGEIQIVTKSGTSEFHGTGYYFHRHEQFNANSYFNNANGRIGDPNTGIQRNPRNFYRYNQQGYNIGGPVWLPKIGSKYLKERLFFFFSQEYQEQLVPQSARQSRVPTALEAAGDFSQTRDGNGNLISIKDPTTGQAFAGNIIPANRININGQKILQLFRKFENTPLGGADNGYRYNHNSQLSVSYPRHENSIRVDYNITENTRAYVRYTRDADQQIMPYGLGWTGGNNQIPFDNLIFKQAPAWNSTLNLTSTLSPTLTNEFIFGASQNNLTLDPTVPDAASYSGIGLNFGLPFPYSPSQWFNITFGGVTNQNFGGTNGYSQFPYKNSNTTFDIYDNVSKVFGTHTAKAGFYFQRSRKDQVAGNSASINFSNNVNNPNNTGHPYANALLGYFDTFSEPNIPIIQGQYRYSNYEWYVQDNWKVNNRLTLDYGMRFSWIRPQFDKRFQDYYFDASSYNASKAVRLYRPTCVAGAFSPNVGTFCTSSANQRAVDPSNPNTLLPSYLIGRIVPGSGDPFNGQRNSKDYFPGGIEDRGIQFGPALGFAYDVFGNKKTVVRGGYRIAYDRVQGNELAFAAVGQPPLYVQPTFNFGDLATVGQGAGGSLNNLALGTLGVIASDSSGKIPSTQSFSLQVQHEVGWNTVLSVGYVGTLSRHQQELLNLNYIPYGTLFTKAAQDPSKFPGGVVPDEEPNLPQIYKDAGVKFSGQYALTQDFLRKYPGYNTVGLRTLGGSSNYHSLQATVSKRFSQSVNIGMAYTYSKAMGTANSYGDFINPVCSRCADYRRLAFDRTHIAVINYDWRLPGLKSAHWLVKGVTNGWQITGITQFISGQPEDISAGINNININQRLGGSWTEATRGYFTGDPNESKDATKYFNWETTRLPSVAEALAAKGAYPRNYLSRPGINNTDLSVFKNFGLGGDSRRSLQLRLEAFNVFNHAQFSDMNRGVTWSNFQAYLDGRQATSTNILNVRGSTLSGNPRLGNGVGEFNGLQSSVSGNRIIQLAVKIFF, encoded by the coding sequence ATGCAGTTTGAATCCATCATCAAACGCACGGTACCGCTCTGGTTTGCAATGTTGTTATTGCTGGCATCAGCCCTGACTGCATTGGGACAAACCAGCGCCAGCTTGAGCGGGACCGTACACGATCCCAATGGAAGTGCCGTGACCGGGGCGAAAGTCACGGTCAGCGATCCAACCAAAAATTTGCAAATTGAAACGAAAACCAGTACCGATGGCACGTTTTCCTTCCCCGTGCTGCAACCGGGCAATTACACTGTCACCGTGGAAGCGCAGGGCTTCAAAAAGGCCATTCAGAGCGGAATCATCGTCAACGCTTCTGACCGCCAATCCACTGGTATTATCAAACTGGAAGTGGGCGATTTGGCTAATACCGTCGAAGTAACGGCGGACGCCGCCCAACTGCAAATCAAAACTGAAAGCGGCGAGCAAAGCACCGCCATTAACAACCAACAAATTCAAAACCTGGCCGTCAATGGACGCAACTACCTCGACTTGTTGAAATTGACACCGGGCGTGGTCGTTCAAAACACCAGTTTTTCCACTTCCGGGCCGGGCGGAATCGGCGGCATCAATATCAACGGCGAGCGCGCCGGCAAAGCCAACCTGACGATTGACGGCACCACCAATATGGATACCGGATCGAACGGAACGCAGCACATCGCGCTTTCGCTGGACAACATTGCGGAATTCAAACTGCTGACCTCCAATTATCAGGCCGAATACGGACGTTCGGCGGGCGGCGAAATCCAAATCGTGACCAAGAGCGGCACCAGCGAGTTCCACGGAACGGGCTATTACTTCCACCGTCACGAACAGTTCAACGCCAACAGTTATTTCAACAATGCCAACGGACGCATTGGTGACCCGAACACCGGCATCCAGCGCAACCCGCGCAACTTCTATCGTTACAATCAACAAGGATACAACATCGGCGGCCCGGTCTGGTTGCCGAAAATCGGCAGCAAATACCTGAAAGAGCGCTTGTTCTTCTTCTTCTCGCAAGAGTATCAGGAACAGTTGGTGCCGCAATCTGCGCGTCAATCACGTGTTCCGACGGCGCTGGAAGCTGCTGGCGATTTCAGCCAGACGCGCGACGGCAACGGGAACCTGATTTCGATTAAAGACCCGACCACCGGTCAGGCCTTTGCGGGTAACATCATCCCGGCCAACCGGATCAACATCAACGGGCAGAAGATCCTTCAACTCTTCCGCAAGTTTGAAAACACGCCGTTGGGCGGTGCGGACAATGGCTATCGTTACAACCACAATTCACAGCTCAGCGTCAGTTATCCCCGCCACGAAAATTCAATCCGCGTGGATTACAACATCACGGAAAACACGCGGGCGTACGTTCGTTACACGCGCGATGCCGACCAACAAATCATGCCGTATGGTTTGGGATGGACGGGCGGAAACAACCAGATTCCGTTCGACAACCTGATCTTCAAACAAGCGCCAGCCTGGAACAGCACGCTCAATTTGACTTCGACGCTGTCGCCGACGCTGACAAACGAATTCATTTTCGGCGCCAGCCAGAACAACCTGACGCTCGACCCGACGGTGCCGGACGCGGCCAGCTATTCGGGAATCGGCCTCAATTTCGGGCTGCCGTTTCCCTATTCGCCGAGCCAGTGGTTCAATATTACTTTTGGCGGTGTGACAAACCAGAATTTCGGCGGCACAAATGGCTACAGCCAGTTCCCGTACAAAAACTCCAACACGACGTTTGATATTTATGACAACGTGTCGAAGGTCTTTGGAACGCACACGGCGAAGGCTGGTTTCTACTTCCAACGCAGCCGCAAAGATCAGGTTGCGGGCAATTCCGCCAGCATCAACTTCAGCAACAACGTCAACAACCCGAATAACACGGGGCATCCGTATGCCAACGCGCTGCTCGGTTATTTCGACACTTTCAGCGAACCGAACATCCCGATCATTCAGGGACAATACCGCTACAGCAATTACGAGTGGTACGTTCAAGACAACTGGAAGGTCAACAACCGGTTGACGCTCGATTACGGAATGCGCTTTAGCTGGATTCGTCCGCAATTCGACAAACGGTTCCAGGATTATTACTTCGATGCGAGTTCATATAATGCGTCGAAAGCCGTGCGGCTCTACCGCCCGACCTGTGTCGCAGGTGCTTTCTCTCCAAATGTGGGGACTTTCTGCACCAGTTCTGCAAACCAGCGCGCTGTTGACCCGTCGAATCCGAACACCTTGCTGCCCTCTTACCTGATTGGACGCATCGTGCCGGGATCGGGCGATCCGTTCAACGGACAAAGAAACAGCAAAGACTACTTTCCGGGCGGCATCGAAGATCGCGGCATCCAATTCGGCCCGGCCCTCGGTTTTGCCTACGATGTTTTTGGCAACAAAAAGACCGTCGTGCGCGGCGGTTATCGTATCGCTTATGACCGCGTGCAGGGCAACGAACTGGCCTTCGCGGCTGTCGGGCAACCACCGCTGTACGTGCAACCAACCTTCAACTTCGGCGACCTCGCCACTGTCGGCCAGGGCGCTGGAGGAAGTTTGAATAACCTGGCACTCGGCACGTTGGGCGTGATCGCTTCTGATTCCTCAGGCAAAATCCCCAGCACGCAAAGCTTCAGTTTGCAGGTGCAGCATGAAGTCGGTTGGAACACAGTCCTGAGCGTCGGCTATGTCGGCACGCTCAGCCGCCACCAGCAGGAACTGCTGAACCTCAACTACATTCCGTACGGCACGCTCTTCACCAAGGCGGCACAAGACCCATCGAAGTTCCCTGGCGGTGTTGTGCCGGATGAAGAACCGAATCTACCGCAAATTTACAAGGATGCGGGCGTGAAGTTCTCCGGCCAATATGCGCTGACACAGGACTTCCTGCGGAAGTATCCTGGTTACAACACCGTCGGTCTGCGCACTCTGGGCGGTTCGTCGAACTACCATTCGTTGCAAGCCACGGTGAGCAAGCGGTTCAGCCAATCGGTGAACATCGGTATGGCTTACACCTATTCGAAGGCGATGGGCACTGCCAATTCGTATGGCGATTTCATCAACCCGGTTTGCTCGCGCTGCGCAGATTACCGCCGCCTGGCGTTTGATCGCACGCACATCGCGGTCATCAACTATGACTGGCGGCTGCCAGGCCTGAAGAGCGCGCACTGGCTGGTCAAGGGCGTGACCAACGGATGGCAGATCACCGGCATCACGCAGTTCATTTCGGGGCAACCCGAAGATATCAGCGCCGGTATCAACAACATCAACATCAACCAACGCCTGGGCGGAAGCTGGACGGAAGCCACTCGCGGCTATTTCACCGGCGATCCGAACGAGAGCAAAGACGCGACGAAATACTTCAACTGGGAAACCACTCGACTGCCCAGCGTCGCCGAAGCCCTGGCCGCGAAGGGCGCCTATCCGCGCAACTACTTGAGCCGTCCCGGCATTAACAATACGGACCTGTCGGTGTTCAAGAACTTCGGTCTTGGCGGCGACAGCCGACGCAGCTTGCAATTGCGCCTTGAAGCGTTCAACGTGTTCAACCACGCGCAGTTCAGCGATATGAACCGTGGC
- the pgeF gene encoding peptidoglycan editing factor PgeF — protein MTHFSFRQRDGVQLLVCEPLERLGFKHAFSTRLGGVSPLPADALSLGNFSQDERANVVENRRRFQAALEADNWPMVTAKQIHSADIRSVVDAEDARSEPQPGDALTANVAGILLAIQTADCMPVLIADERTRAFAAVHAGWRGTLAGIVARTVERMQQEYNTRPADLHAALGPAICADVFEVGAEVLGAFRAQYDYAEELFSNRQPNGKGHINLNLANARQLANAGLREDRIYDCGLCTWLQNDLFFSYRLERGAEKPVGRLMGVIGREA, from the coding sequence ATGACCCACTTTTCGTTCCGCCAACGCGACGGAGTCCAACTGTTAGTATGTGAACCGCTGGAGCGGCTAGGGTTCAAACATGCGTTCAGTACGCGGCTTGGCGGTGTCAGTCCGCTGCCCGCCGATGCGCTCAGTCTGGGCAATTTCAGCCAGGATGAACGCGCCAACGTGGTTGAAAATCGCCGACGCTTTCAAGCTGCGCTTGAGGCCGACAACTGGCCGATGGTGACGGCGAAGCAAATTCATTCCGCCGACATTCGCTCGGTTGTGGACGCCGAAGACGCTCGCAGCGAACCGCAACCCGGAGACGCCTTGACCGCAAACGTTGCCGGGATTTTACTGGCGATTCAAACCGCCGATTGCATGCCTGTGTTGATTGCCGATGAACGCACGCGCGCTTTTGCCGCAGTCCACGCCGGTTGGCGCGGAACGCTCGCAGGCATCGTCGCACGGACGGTTGAACGCATGCAACAAGAGTACAATACGCGCCCCGCAGACCTGCATGCTGCGCTCGGCCCGGCCATCTGCGCAGACGTGTTTGAAGTCGGCGCGGAAGTCCTGGGTGCCTTTCGCGCCCAATATGATTATGCCGAAGAGTTATTTTCCAATCGGCAGCCCAATGGCAAAGGCCACATCAATTTGAATCTGGCGAATGCGCGGCAATTGGCGAACGCCGGATTGCGTGAAGATCGAATTTACGATTGCGGGCTTTGCACCTGGTTGCAAAACGATTTGTTTTTCAGCTACCGGCTGGAACGCGGCGCGGAAAAACCTGTGGGACGATTGATGGGGGTGATTGGGCGTGAGGCTTGA
- a CDS encoding redoxin family protein, producing the protein MKTTFWILVLALMLTLTGLAQDKQDKQAPPAVPPAPAVDSDDELRRAIESSGGSETLIVTNLEGYLKKFPKSEHRQEIEGEIYKIAIKMRDRDRAISYGQKLVEANENNVEALTNLVTMLRERKADGDLNVAITYANQLVRQFEGIVASSAKPKRISAAQWEERKQQGLASVYLVRARVHADMGNDDKAKADVLKSFDSARMAGAALVLGELAEKRKAVDEAIDFYAQGFAIALATNEEIDLKTVRQKLSQLYAGKYGSETGLGDRLLKAYDAFVKEREERLAKLELPNINEGANSALNFKLTKLDGSKIDLAALRGKVIVFNFWATWCGPCLTEMPMFEKTIAKFKDDKDVVFLAVTTDEDRDLVAPFLKQHQFNLPVAYADYLNDFFSVSSIPTTIILDRKGEVAFRQSGYNPRADFVTELSGRIEEAKKK; encoded by the coding sequence GTGAAAACAACATTTTGGATTTTAGTTTTGGCATTGATGTTGACGTTGACCGGCCTGGCTCAAGACAAGCAGGACAAACAAGCGCCACCTGCTGTTCCACCGGCTCCGGCTGTGGATTCTGACGATGAGCTTCGCCGCGCGATTGAATCCAGCGGCGGCAGCGAAACGCTGATCGTTACTAACCTGGAAGGGTATTTGAAGAAATTCCCCAAAAGCGAACATCGCCAGGAAATCGAAGGCGAAATCTACAAAATCGCCATCAAAATGCGCGATCGCGACCGCGCGATTTCATACGGCCAAAAGCTGGTCGAAGCAAATGAGAACAATGTCGAAGCATTGACCAATCTGGTGACGATGTTGCGTGAACGCAAAGCCGACGGCGATTTGAATGTCGCCATCACCTATGCCAACCAGCTTGTGCGTCAATTTGAAGGAATTGTTGCTTCCAGCGCCAAGCCGAAACGCATCAGTGCGGCTCAATGGGAAGAGCGCAAGCAGCAGGGATTGGCTTCAGTGTATTTGGTGCGTGCCAGGGTGCATGCCGATATGGGCAACGATGACAAAGCGAAAGCGGACGTGCTGAAAAGTTTTGATTCGGCGCGAATGGCCGGAGCGGCGTTGGTCTTGGGCGAACTCGCCGAAAAGCGCAAAGCGGTTGACGAAGCGATTGATTTTTACGCGCAAGGATTTGCCATCGCCCTGGCCACAAACGAAGAAATTGACTTGAAAACCGTTCGCCAGAAACTCAGCCAGCTTTACGCTGGCAAATACGGTTCGGAAACCGGATTGGGCGACCGGTTGTTGAAAGCGTATGACGCGTTCGTCAAGGAGCGCGAAGAGCGATTGGCCAAATTGGAACTGCCGAACATCAACGAAGGCGCAAACAGCGCACTGAATTTCAAGCTGACCAAGCTGGATGGTTCTAAAATTGATTTGGCGGCATTGCGCGGCAAAGTGATCGTGTTTAACTTTTGGGCGACCTGGTGCGGACCTTGTTTGACGGAAATGCCAATGTTTGAAAAAACGATTGCCAAATTCAAAGACGACAAGGACGTCGTTTTTCTGGCGGTCACTACGGACGAAGACCGCGATCTGGTCGCGCCGTTTCTGAAACAGCACCAGTTCAACCTGCCAGTCGCTTATGCCGATTACTTGAACGACTTTTTCTCAGTCAGTTCCATTCCAACAACGATCATTCTGGATCGCAAAGGCGAAGTCGCTTTCAGACAATCGGGTTACAACCCGCGCGCCGATTTCGTGACGGAACTCAGCGGGCGGATTGAAGAAGCGAAGAAGAAATGA